CTTAATTTCTAGCTTAATAGCTTAATTTCCAGAACGTCCTATTTCCGAcaatcaatcattttttcaatatggtGCAGACTGTGTACATCTTTTCTGCAATTTCACTGATCTCTCTCATTCTTGGGTTCTCACTTGGATTGGGCTTGAATTCTTCATCGTAAAACGCTATGTttgtttttaaactaaaactATGAGAATTGCAGAGAGTGGTCCTACTACTTCACAATGTTCAATTTAACAATATTTTGGTCACTTTCAATTATCATTCAGGTATTTTACATATTGATTATTCTACTGGCTATTGAGAAATTtaccatttattttttcccatcTACTGAGAAATTTGTGATGTCAGCGCAAAAGTATCAGATAAAACATGTCAGATATATGTATTTAGTGATATTCATTGTTCAGTCAATTCTGACATTGAATGCGTTCGGAGTTCGATTTTGGAACATAAATGAAATTAAGATACGATCGGTAGGCTAACTTTaaagaaatcaaaagaaattaattttgagttaATTTTAGATAATATACATAAGCTTTAATATCATATTCATACTCTCGGCCTTGCTATACGTTCCCATAATGTTCAGCGTTAGAAAGTTTTCCAACCTTCCGTCGGTTCAACAGAACAAACCGCAACTATACATTTTCTGGCAGACCatcaacattttgatttttaaatttgtgagttttaaaggtggagtagcgccagtggggaaattgctttaaaacatgcctatggtaccacaatgaccaaatatcatagtaaaaaagttcaaaacaattttctaaattttttatgattttttgaaaattggaaaattctcaaattgcatcaaattccaatttgaatcACCGCCAAAACTtcgatgttcgatggagcgcgcttgcattattttatttttaatttattaattttttcttatttttgactgatttttcatgtttttacgTGTTGTTTCATTggaaatttagtgaaaaatacaAGATAAATGTAAACTGTTTACTAAAAACATCTGAACAAGTGCTAAAACAAAGAAGTAACGTTTTCCAAAGACCCCGAGCCGGAAATAATCAATTTCACAGATTTACGCTTTAATGTTCGCTTTTTAGTGAACAATTTACATTTATCTTGTACTTTTCACTAAATTTCCAATGAAATAACAcgtaaaaacatgaaaaatcagtctaaaataagaaaaattgataaattaaaaataaaataatgcaagcgcgctccatcgaacatcgaAGTTTTGGCGGTgattcaaattggaatttgatgcaatttgagaattttccaattttcaaaaaatcatataaaatttagaaaaattttttgattttttttactgtgatatttggtcattgtggtaccataggcatgttttaaagcaatttccccactggcgctactccacctttaataacAATTCTTCTATTAAACCAATAAGTTCCAGACGTTTATTGCTGCATTTATTGCATGCCTGTTCGCGCAGCAAGCGTTTGAGGAATTAGTTGTTCTTATGATGTTTTTGGATATTGTTGTTATTCcacaaattgttcaaatatcATATATCAGTTGTAACAAGCGAAATATGGATACTTTGTTGAAGTCGTTCAGTTGCATTAAATTTACTAGAATTGTGTTTAATAGACAAAAGACAACGTCCATTGCGCCACAGGATTGGAGACTCAATTCTAATAATTCTAAATCTGCAAATTATATAgtttacattgaaaaaaatttataaaccGATAAatcttaaaacatttttgctctCGAAGTCTGATAGCTTATCACCATCACCGTCGAATCAATATTGTTCTTCCCAAGTATTTCTCTGGCAGTATTCCGGTATTGTGTAGACATGAAATAGCATAACAGCCAATGAGTGGCAACGTTCAGAGTTGTTAAAAGATATGCAAGTACTGATAATTGGGATATTATcattctgtaaattttgattctgattttaaagttttgctaTTTACTTCAGTGTTCGGCGAGTTCcgtttggcaaatcggcaaattgccgttttgccgatttgcctgaaattttcaattccggtaatttaccggtttttcgatttgctGGAAACTTTCATTTTAGGCGAATTGCaggcttgccgatttgccggaagttttcaattccggcaaattgccgttttgccaatctgccggaaattttcaattccggcaatatgtcgatttgccaatttgccggatttttcaactccggcaatttaccggtttgccgatttgccggattcCAAAGTGCCGGTATTCAAAGGAaccattttgaaatgttttttcatttattttctcgAGACAGttccataaaatttgcttacgtttcaaaatagatgtaggagcatttataggatgcgtacaattttttgattagatttaaaattctgaaattttcaacaaaaaaagtgtagtttttccggcaaatacgGCAAATCGTCcgcttgccggtttgctgatttgccgggaattttcaattccggcaatttgcagatttggcgattttccagacatttcaatttcggcaatttgtcgatttgccggaaaattgtcTCTTACTAGTCCAGGTCGttgtctttttatttttcttcaactcaATTATCAACAAAACTGTAGAGATTGGAAGTAAGATTGATGGAATAAACTGGAAAATCACTGCATATATGTAATAGACAATCCAATAAAACTCGTCGATTCCAAATGTAATAGATGTCTCAACGgtatacattttttctgtataattttcagcgaatCCATCACAATTTGGACCAGGGACCCAGATGCCTGTCTCAACTATGTTTGTACTAGATATTTCAGCTATCCAGAGGGGTAATATGAGAATTATAATGGgtagtaaaattttcagcccacTTTTGGAGTAGATAAGGCGTTGCATGCTGGAAATTGTATGAGtattataaaagtttttattttcagaaaaaaaaattatttcagaaaatttgaatttcccgccaatttgtttctcaaaaaattgagtttcccACCGAAACTCATTTCTCAgaatatttccaaaatgtttttttcagaaaattttgaatttcctaccaaaatgtttttttcataaaatttgaatttcgcgccaaaatgtttttcagaaaattttgattttaccgccaaaaatattctaattgtaagaaaatttAGGGGTTTCcgtcttaaatttttttatcagaaaatttgaatttcccgtcaaaatttttcaccaaaaatttgaatttccgtcaaatttttgttagcaaatctgaattttctactttttatgagaacatttgaatttctcgccaaaaaagtttttttttataattttaatttcctgccaaaaaagatttttttaatgtttaattttaatttcctgcCAAATTGTTCCTCAAAAACTCCTATTTCctgacaaaatttttcttgcagagtttgaattcccgccaaaaattttctcagaaaatttgaattcccgccaaaaattttcactaaaaatttgaattttccgctaaaatttttctcagaaaattcgaatttcccgccaaaattttttgagagaatttgAAGTTCCCGcctaaattttctaagaaaattttgaatttaccgccaaaaagtttttctcagaaaatttgaatttcgcgccaaaaaagttttttttattaattttaatttcctgccaaattgttgctcaaaaactccatttcctggcaaaatttttctcagaaaattttgaatttactgCCAAAAATTCTTTAAGAAAATTTAGGGTTTTCcgtcttaaattttttatcagaaaatttgaatttccgtcaaatttttgatagcaaatctgaattttctaCCATAATGTTattccttaaaaaattggatctcccatgaaattttttctcagaaaattcgaatttcccgccaaattgtttttatgaaatttgaattttccgccaaaactTGCCATGATggctcacaaaaaaaacaaacccgCTAGCTAATGGAAATTTCACCACAAGAAATCTGATAATTGCCATGGCAACAGTGAAATAGGTCAACATCCCAGTTACAACAGCGTTTGTCATTGAGGAATAATAATTGGACACTATTTTAGAGTAAGGTGCAaatggaaaactgaaataacACAAAGCATACTAAATTGCTCTTAATTTTTGGCCTTACCACTCAGATGGAACCTTGAAGCTAAGATAATAGTCATAGagcattggaaaaaattcgataatatTACAAATTATATGGATAATCCCACAAACAGTAATACCTATCAGAAATAGATTTGTGGTTAAATGCCGCATATATGTTCTTGTAAGAATCCAGAAATGAAATAGACTTGGGAAGATTCCAATAAAAGAGATAATAAAATCTGTTAGATATAAATATGCACTGATGGAATTTATCCagctcgaaaatttcagccaagCATCTCCACGAAACTCTTCAGGAACAACATAGTCGGTAGCTTTCGAGCTATtcatttgataagaaaaagtaTGCGGAACAATATTAGACAGAGTAGTGTTAATATTAATAATGAGAATAAcatgaaaaaacatgaaaaacatgaaaaaaaatatcaaaaattagaaagggAATAATATTTTGGCCACCTTCAACTTCCCTTTGTCATACTCAGTATGAACCCGAATACGTAATAATACGtaataaattttgttatatAAGTACAGAAATATTATAAATATAAgtaattaataataaaaaccaTAGCGTGAAAAGtggtatttttgaatttgttatTGACTTTTTCTGACTTTCTTCCTAGAATTTGTATTccttttttcatgatttttgtgtattttttctatttacctattttttctaatttcttgaaaattctggaatttagttttttctctttttctccaCCCCccagcccaagcctaagcctacaaCCTTTCtgatgaaatttgaagaaaaccaTACTGTTCTgagctttttgaatttcatctcaaatttttttaaaaatttccagagtaCCCAgcaatttgaataatattttcaaacgttgtggtacaaaatttgaaaatttccaaattgttgAGTTGGCCCCCGAAATCCCGACATTTACCGTTCTAAATGCAGTGACTATAATTGTTTGGTACAAAATATACTTTTCCGgtttatttttctgagaagACGGCAAAATAGAATTTGATTGTTTAGTATTCAATGCGGAATTAAAAGGCTGTAATTTATCATTTATTGTAATCCAgaacagaatttcaaaaaaaaattgtcaaaagtgAGTAGCTGGCACAGTCTGTGGTGCAACAGATGTGGTTTCTTGAATATTAAACACTAATCTAACAAATTTAATTCCACTGAACGATTTTAGCAGAGTATCCATATTTCGTTTGTTACAAGATAGATAAGATATCTGAATGACTTGCGGGATAATAATAATATCGCCAAACATCTGACTGAGCACCAAATCCTCAAAGGGTTCAAGAGCGACCTGGCAATATGCAATTGAAGCGATGAAAGTCTGGAAGTTGGGTATTTTGAACTTTGTTCAACCTTTTACCAATTTGAATATGAGAATATTGAAGGTCTGccagaaaatgtatttttgtggGTTGTTGCGCTGAGCCGAAAttaaataggaaaatttgccgagacTTATCATTATCGGAACATATAACAGGGCGGAGAGCATGAAGGTAATGTTAAAGCATATATACGTTATCTGAAATTAGTTTGAACTATGGTGTTTATTTGATTGTTTGCTGCCAAATAATATACCACACAATGTATCTAtttgtgcagttttttttcaaatagttagTAACGTACCATTCGGATCCTAATCCCATCGAAAGTTCTAAGTCAAAGTCCAAGTGTATTAATCGTTATTATGAGCTGGAAAATGGCTATCACCAGATAAAAACCCTTCACATATTTGATTTGATACTTTTGCGCTGATATCACAAATTTCTCAGTTGatggaaaaaagtaaatgGCAAATTTCTCAATGGCTAGTAGAATAATTAGTATATAGAATACTTGAATGATGATTGAAAGGAGCCACCATATGGATAGAATGaacaatattaaaaatgtagatttactactgaaatcaataaaaattaataaaactagaaactagcaaaaaatttgtaacttCTGAATATAGGTTGAGTAGTTCAGACtaaaaccaaataaaaatcCAATGCAAATAATTATTAATGTGGTTGCAAAAAGGGTGTACACGACTTGGACCATATTGAAGAAGTGATTTATGGTAGGGAAGAGCACGTTCTgggaattataatttttttcaatcgaaaattcaataacTCACTCGTTGATCTCGCTTGCGGTTCACTCTATTTACACACAAATAAAAcggaaataaaatcaaaaaactaatgaaTGAGACCACATATATTGTCAAAAACACGAGGCCGATTATCATTATTCAAAACGGAGCTCCATCGTCTAATGATCCATGGCGAAATGTATATTGTGTTTGGTTAATATGATGTAAAATATGCAAGTTTTCACctgttttgtagttttttggtGGGCACGTGTTGCCTTAAAATTTGGATATGTTTGATTTATGTTACATCAAAGTGTATGATTACTTACAAGGAAAGGTTGTCAGTTTACCGTCAGATTTCAAAACGAGACatgtttcattcaaaaatgttccataAGGATATGTCACTGCAAAATTCTAAGCGGTAAAGCTCCACTCAACCCCTCTGGCATCGACCTGAAACtgtttcagtgcattttttcactactttggaGGTCTGTATaattactccaaatttttgtttcaaactttcaatgtttttcagaacgtttaaaagtaggaaaacaatctgggagatttttggaaaattataaattttttgaaaaaaatttgaaaatttcttcacTCCACTAGGTccaagaattttcagttttttttttcaaaaagtttaaaactttccaaaaatctcccagatttttttcctacttttaAACGTTCTGAGAAACattgaaagttttgcaaacaaaattttggagcaattatACAGGCCtccaaagtagtgaaaaaatgcactgaaacaGTTTCAGATCGATGCTAGAGGGGTTAAGAGTGGAGCTTTAccgcttaaaattttgcagtgcCATATCTTTATGGAACACTTTCAAATGAAACATGTCTCGTTTTGAAATCTGACGGTAAACTGAAAACCTTTCCTTGTTAGGAAACGTCTATTTTTGAGCCTTGGTGACTCAAGTGGAAATTTAACTTAATCCCGGACTTCTAAATGAAACCTATGCCATTTAAAGAAGACcttgttaaaaatttcgaaattttgtgatttttaggcCAACCCCTTCAAACAATCACCAGAAAACTCAATGATAATTATTTtatgtgaaattaaaaaaatgtcaaaataaatttaaaataaacccCTTGGAACTGTCTGTGGCGCTATAAGTGTCTTCTCCTTAATattaaacaaaatgtttataaatttGATCCAGCTGAACGACTTGAACAACGTATCCATACTCTTTTTGTTACAGCAAATATATGATACTTGGATGACTAGAGGAATGATAAAAATATCGCCTAATAACAGTAAAATTACCATTTGCTCAAATGGTGTCAAGAAGATCAGAGAGTAGGCCACAGATGCGAagaaagtctgaaatttcggaatttttgagctAGACCTATACCTATTAGCATACTAATTTAAATATGAGGACATTGAAGGTTTGCCAGAAAATGTACTTTTGTGGGTTGTTCTGTTGAATGGAAGGTAAATGAGAG
This is a stretch of genomic DNA from Caenorhabditis elegans chromosome V. It encodes these proteins:
- the srw-39 gene encoding G-protein coupled receptors family 1 profile domain-containing protein (Predicted) — its product is MNSSKATDYVVPEEFRGDAWLKFSSWINSISAYLYLTDFIISFIGIFPSLFHFWILTRTYMRHLTTNLFLIGITVCGIIHIICNIIEFFPMLYDYYLSFKVPSECFPFAPYSKIVSNYYSSMTNAVVTGMLTYFTVAMAIIRFLVVKFPLASGMQRLIYSKSGLKILLPIIILILPLWIAEISSTNIVETGIWVPGPNCDGFAENYTEKMYTVETSITFGIDEFYWIVYYIYAVIFQFIPSILLPISTVLLIIELKKNKKTTTWTK